The Scleropages formosus chromosome 11, fSclFor1.1, whole genome shotgun sequence genome window below encodes:
- the marveld3 gene encoding MARVEL domain-containing protein 3 isoform X1 has product MPEGDRFYKRDGYYPRGRERDPTYYGERKDSGHGRRDYRDRPKDTFDRSHRSPPDYRDPFPPSQREDLPFHPPPSSYETSVSHTETEPYENPQRRHALYNLRYLCTERAICQILEVFLNMLIVICAGVSYNSSRTYTDLASLGGLYAYYYGGPNAFTGADAVRIKELDTQFYQLKLPPYIYTMACGGALMSYACVMLLLGVFRVPFRWPLTLLVEIVLNALIALGYIPAVTFYFIKLQASYDTAVCKERQQMYESKGYQGYECKLHAADICGGLLGVAGAIAFASGAVLAIRALRERMKKSHQDPPLPL; this is encoded by the exons ATGCCAGAGGGTGACAGGTTTTACAAGAGAGATGGGTACTACCCCAGGGGAAGGGAGAGGGACCCCACTTATTACGGGGAGCGGAAGGACTCCGGTCACGGCCGGAGGGACTACCGCGATCGACCAAAAGACACGTTTGACCGTTCTCACCGAAGCCCTCCAGACTACAGGGACCCCTTCCCTCCAAGCCAGCGGGAGGA TCTTCCTTTTCACCCCCCACCCAGCAGTTATGAAACATCTGTATCCCACACTGAAACGGAGCCGTATGAAAACCCGCAGCGTAGACACGCTCTTTACAACCTCAGGTACCTTTGCACTGAACGAG CCATATGCCAGATATTAGAAGTCTTTCTCAACATGCTGATAGTCATCTGTGCCGGGGTGTCCTATAACTCATCCAGGACCTACACGGACCTGGCCAGTCTCGGAGGACTGTACGCCTACTACTACGGTGGGCCCAACGCCTTCACAGGCGCCGACGCCGTGCGCATCAAGGAGCTGGACACTCAGTTCTACCAGCTCAAGCTACCTCCGTACATCTACACCATGGCGTGTGGCGGGGCGCTGATGAGCTATGCCTGCGTCATGCTTCTCCTGGGGGTCTTCAGGGTGCCATTTCGTTGGCCCCTCACACTGTTGGTGGAGATCGTGCTGAATGCCCTCATCGCCCTGGGCTACATCCCGGCCGTGACCTTCTACTTCATCAAGCTCCAGGCATCGTACGACACGGCCGTCTGCAAAGAGAGGCAGCAGATGTACGAGAGCAAGGGTTACCAGGGCTATGagtgcaaactccatgcagcaGACATCTGCGGCGGGCTGCTAGGGGTAGCGGGGGCCATCGCCTTCGCCTCTGGAGCCGTGCTAGCCATACGAGCATTGCGAGAGCGCATGAAGAAATCCCACCAggaccccccccttcccctttaA
- the marveld3 gene encoding MARVEL domain-containing protein 3 isoform X3, with protein sequence MPEGDRFYKRDGYYPRGRERDPTYYGERKDSGHGRRDYRDRPKDTFDRSHRSPPDYRDPFPPSQREDYETSVSHTETEPYENPQRRHALYNLRYLCTERAICQILEVFLNMLIVICAGVSYNSSRTYTDLASLGGLYAYYYGGPNAFTGADAVRIKELDTQFYQLKLPPYIYTMACGGALMSYACVMLLLGVFRVPFRWPLTLLVEIVLNALIALGYIPAVTFYFIKLQASYDTAVCKERQQMYESKGYQGYECKLHAADICGGLLGVAGAIAFASGAVLAIRALRERMKKSHQDPPLPL encoded by the exons ATGCCAGAGGGTGACAGGTTTTACAAGAGAGATGGGTACTACCCCAGGGGAAGGGAGAGGGACCCCACTTATTACGGGGAGCGGAAGGACTCCGGTCACGGCCGGAGGGACTACCGCGATCGACCAAAAGACACGTTTGACCGTTCTCACCGAAGCCCTCCAGACTACAGGGACCCCTTCCCTCCAAGCCAGCGGGAGGA TTATGAAACATCTGTATCCCACACTGAAACGGAGCCGTATGAAAACCCGCAGCGTAGACACGCTCTTTACAACCTCAGGTACCTTTGCACTGAACGAG CCATATGCCAGATATTAGAAGTCTTTCTCAACATGCTGATAGTCATCTGTGCCGGGGTGTCCTATAACTCATCCAGGACCTACACGGACCTGGCCAGTCTCGGAGGACTGTACGCCTACTACTACGGTGGGCCCAACGCCTTCACAGGCGCCGACGCCGTGCGCATCAAGGAGCTGGACACTCAGTTCTACCAGCTCAAGCTACCTCCGTACATCTACACCATGGCGTGTGGCGGGGCGCTGATGAGCTATGCCTGCGTCATGCTTCTCCTGGGGGTCTTCAGGGTGCCATTTCGTTGGCCCCTCACACTGTTGGTGGAGATCGTGCTGAATGCCCTCATCGCCCTGGGCTACATCCCGGCCGTGACCTTCTACTTCATCAAGCTCCAGGCATCGTACGACACGGCCGTCTGCAAAGAGAGGCAGCAGATGTACGAGAGCAAGGGTTACCAGGGCTATGagtgcaaactccatgcagcaGACATCTGCGGCGGGCTGCTAGGGGTAGCGGGGGCCATCGCCTTCGCCTCTGGAGCCGTGCTAGCCATACGAGCATTGCGAGAGCGCATGAAGAAATCCCACCAggaccccccccttcccctttaA
- the marveld3 gene encoding MARVEL domain-containing protein 3 isoform X2, giving the protein MPEGDRFYKRDGYYPRGRERDPTYYGERKDSGHGRRDYRDRPKDTFDRSHRSPPDYRDPFPPSQREDSYETSVSHTETEPYENPQRRHALYNLRYLCTERAICQILEVFLNMLIVICAGVSYNSSRTYTDLASLGGLYAYYYGGPNAFTGADAVRIKELDTQFYQLKLPPYIYTMACGGALMSYACVMLLLGVFRVPFRWPLTLLVEIVLNALIALGYIPAVTFYFIKLQASYDTAVCKERQQMYESKGYQGYECKLHAADICGGLLGVAGAIAFASGAVLAIRALRERMKKSHQDPPLPL; this is encoded by the exons ATGCCAGAGGGTGACAGGTTTTACAAGAGAGATGGGTACTACCCCAGGGGAAGGGAGAGGGACCCCACTTATTACGGGGAGCGGAAGGACTCCGGTCACGGCCGGAGGGACTACCGCGATCGACCAAAAGACACGTTTGACCGTTCTCACCGAAGCCCTCCAGACTACAGGGACCCCTTCCCTCCAAGCCAGCGGGAGGA CAGTTATGAAACATCTGTATCCCACACTGAAACGGAGCCGTATGAAAACCCGCAGCGTAGACACGCTCTTTACAACCTCAGGTACCTTTGCACTGAACGAG CCATATGCCAGATATTAGAAGTCTTTCTCAACATGCTGATAGTCATCTGTGCCGGGGTGTCCTATAACTCATCCAGGACCTACACGGACCTGGCCAGTCTCGGAGGACTGTACGCCTACTACTACGGTGGGCCCAACGCCTTCACAGGCGCCGACGCCGTGCGCATCAAGGAGCTGGACACTCAGTTCTACCAGCTCAAGCTACCTCCGTACATCTACACCATGGCGTGTGGCGGGGCGCTGATGAGCTATGCCTGCGTCATGCTTCTCCTGGGGGTCTTCAGGGTGCCATTTCGTTGGCCCCTCACACTGTTGGTGGAGATCGTGCTGAATGCCCTCATCGCCCTGGGCTACATCCCGGCCGTGACCTTCTACTTCATCAAGCTCCAGGCATCGTACGACACGGCCGTCTGCAAAGAGAGGCAGCAGATGTACGAGAGCAAGGGTTACCAGGGCTATGagtgcaaactccatgcagcaGACATCTGCGGCGGGCTGCTAGGGGTAGCGGGGGCCATCGCCTTCGCCTCTGGAGCCGTGCTAGCCATACGAGCATTGCGAGAGCGCATGAAGAAATCCCACCAggaccccccccttcccctttaA